A region of Ictidomys tridecemlineatus isolate mIctTri1 chromosome 4, mIctTri1.hap1, whole genome shotgun sequence DNA encodes the following proteins:
- the LOC144376774 gene encoding olfactory receptor 10A3-like — MKRQNQSSVVEFILLGFSDFPALQEEIFGVFLVIYLVTLMGNAIIIATILLDQTLHIPMYLFLQNLSVVEVSFSAAIMPEMLVVLTTEKSTISFVGCFAQMYFILLFGVNECFLLGAMAYDRFAAICCPLTYPMIMNKRVFVKLVMFSWVSGIMVATVQATWVFSFPFCGPNEINHISCETPAVLELVCADISLFEIYAFTGTILIILLPFLLILLSYLRILVAILKMPSTTGRQKAFSTCASHVTSVTLFYGTASMTYLQPKSSYSPVTKKLMSLAYTLLTPLLNPLIYSLRNHEMKRSLVKLWRRAVVLHTV, encoded by the coding sequence atgaaaagacaaaatcaaagctctgtggTTGAATTCATCCTCTTGGGTTTCTCTGACTTTCCTGCACTTCAAGAAGAGATCTTTGGGGTTTTCTTGGTTATTTATCTGGTGACCCTGATGGGAAATGCCATCATCATAGCCACCATCTTGCTGGACCAGACCCTCCACATCCCCATGTACCTGTTCCTGCAGAACTTATCTGTGGTAGAAGTGAGTTTCAGTGCAGCCATCATGCCTGAAATGCTGGTGGTCCTGACCACTGAGAAAAGTACAATTTCTTTTGTGGGCTGCTTTGCACAGatgtatttcattcttctttttggtgtGAATGAATGTTTTCTCCTAGGGGCAATGGCTTATGACCGATTTGCTGCCATCTGCTGTCCTCTGACCTACCCCATGATTATGAACAAGAGGGTGTTTGTGAAATTAGTCATGTTCTCATGGGTCTCTGGGATCATGGTGGCTACTGTGCAGGCCACATGGgtatttagttttcccttttgtgGCCCCAATGAAATTAATCATATATCTTGTGAAACCCCAGCAGTGCTAGAACTGGTATGTGCAGATATCTCCTTGTTTGAAATCTATGCCTTCACAGGCACCATTTTGATTATATTGCTTCCTTTCTTGTTGATACTCTTGTCTTATCTTAGAATTCTCGTTGCCATCCTGAAGATGCCATCAACAACTGGAAGGCAAAAGgccttttccacctgtgcctCTCATGTCACATCAGTCACCCTCTTCTATGGCACAGCCAGTATGACTTATTTACAGCCCAAATCTAGCTACTCACCAGTAACCAAGAAACTGATGTCTTTGGCTTACACATTGCTCACACCCCTGCTGAATCCCCTTATCTACAGCCTGCGAAACCATGAGATGAAAAGGTCTTTGGTGAAATTATggcggagagcagtggttttacaCACAGTTTGA